Below is a genomic region from Granulicella sp. L56.
CAGCTTCGCCCGGCGAGCCGTATACGCCGCGACGCGCGTCCTCATCACCCGTACCGATAGTGGGCGTGCAACTCCCAACCTGTCACTCATCGGTGGAAATCTGGCAGGCGCGGCATTGACGAACGCCTACTATCCTCCCTTGAATCATGGAGCTAAACAGACCATGCTGACCTTCGGCTCTTCCCTCGGCGGCTCCGCTCTCGGCTTTGGCGTCAGTGAATTTCTCGATGACGCGCTTCAGTTCGCTCATATTAAAAAGAGCGAGTGACTCGCACCTCGCCGGGGTTATAGAACATAGCGAATGGGCTATACGGTGATTCGATCTCTTCTGGTTCTGACGGTTGCGTTCTCCGGCGCAGCGGCCTGCGCTCAAACCAGCGCCTCGCAATCCTCCCTACCCGATGCGCCAAGCGTCCTTCTCTCCCAACAGCAGGATGTCGTCGCCGTGGCAGAGGCGTCTCTCAAGGCAAGCGGTAGCGGCGTGGCGCCTTGCACACTCCGCCACGCCATGCTCAACATTCCTTCCCACTCCCGAACCATCGAGCCCGTCCGCGTCCCCTGCAACGAACTCGTCAATCCCTACCAGCGATTCTTCGATACCAACGTCGTCATTCCTCTGACGTCGAAGCAGAAGGGATATCTGGCGATTCATAACCTGACCGACCCCGCCAACCTGGCGACCATCGTTGCGGTCGCCGGCTTCAGCACCGCCATCGATTCGCATAGCGCATACGGTCCCGGCTGGAAAGGCTTCGGCAAAAATACCGGCGTAAGCCTTTTGCAGGACGCGACCGGAGAATTCTTCGGTGCGTATCTGATTCCTTCTATCGCCCATCAGGACCCCCGCTATTTCCGTATGCCCAAGGCAAGCATTCCGCGGCGGCTTGGACATGCGGTCTCCCGCACCTTCGTCGCCAACCACGACGACGGAGGCCTGATGCCCAACTACGCCAACCTGCTGGGCTATCCCATCAGCGCCGAGCTGAGCAACCTGTACGTTCCGGGCATCCATGCCGACCCGGCCTCCACCATGGCGCGCATCGCGACCGGCCTTGCGACCGATCCTGCCAACAACCTCATCACCGAGTTTCTGCCCGACGTGGCCAAGCACATCAGCATCCGCATCATCTTCGTGCAGCGAATCCTCAACCAGGTCGCCAGCCAGCAGCAGCAAGGCGGCACAACGTTCTAAAAGCTCTTTAACTACGTCGTCGCGATCAGTACCACTCGGCCACCACTGCACGTCATCCAACTAGTCCCGCTCAGCCACACTACACGTCATCTCGACCGGAGCAGCGCGGTCTCATCGCGCGGCGCAGTGGAGAGATCCCTGTATTTCGCCGTTGTTCTTGCCGTTGCCTGTTCTTGCCATCAGGCAAATCACCCGCTACTCGCCCAGTGCGCGCACTCGAGTCCGGGAGTGCCGATGCCGCGACCGCACCCGTCCATACGACCACTCCCTTACCGGTCCCACATCCACATGCACGAACTGCGACGTCGGATAGTACCCCACGCCGCCTTCATGCAGGCTTAGGGCCGCATTCCTCAGCCTGACGGTCGACACGCCCGGCACGCGGATATCAATCGCTTTCGCCGCAATATGCTGGCTATGCTCTGCCACGCCGGTGCTGGCTGCCCGCGTCCGCAAAAAGTGATTGGTCTCCGGAGTCCTATAGCCGCAGACGATATCGATCACCCCATTGGGCCGTCTCAACTTCGCCATCAGCGAGTGCAGTACATCGAACTCCTTCGGATCGTATGTCTTGACCGTGTCGGTCCGATAGTCACGCAGAAAATGGTTCAGCTTGTCGAGCGCCTCCGGAATATAGGTGTCCCCCACCCGGTACACCACATCAAGGCTCTCCCCCGTATGCAACTGATAGAGATGCAGCGAATAGTTCTTGCCCTGCAGTGTCTCTGTCGGCTCCGCGGCCTTCGCCGATCCGCCCACCATCAGCACCGCCGCAGCAACAGCCACAGCCGTCACCCACCTGTTAAAACGAAGCCTCATCCGCACATCCCCCGGGATCTGATTGTCTAAATGGTCGAACTCCAATGGCATTTGCTAAACGCCATTCGAGAATTCAATTTTATCGTCTCCAAACAACCATAATCTTCAAAATGCTCTTCCCGCATGTAACTTTTAGGTCACAGTTCCATTTCGGTTACTTCGGCACTCAGGCCGAAAGCCATCAGTCTGTCCACGATCCATTGTGTAATC
It encodes:
- a CDS encoding DUF882 domain-containing protein: MRLRFNRWVTAVAVAAAVLMVGGSAKAAEPTETLQGKNYSLHLYQLHTGESLDVVYRVGDTYIPEALDKLNHFLRDYRTDTVKTYDPKEFDVLHSLMAKLRRPNGVIDIVCGYRTPETNHFLRTRAASTGVAEHSQHIAAKAIDIRVPGVSTVRLRNAALSLHEGGVGYYPTSQFVHVDVGPVREWSYGRVRSRHRHSRTRVRALGE